A genomic window from Aquipuribacter nitratireducens includes:
- a CDS encoding acyl-CoA dehydrogenase family protein, translating into MAVPPERRTRRERSGDRHGDQVIDLRAAAASRGRTAARGSAPDPGDLDLAAADPALRDAVRTYGGEEALPGLHELGRHCGARATRELAAEVERSPARLDAYDDAGERVDRVVHHPGWRALLRDGAQAGLTGRPWASGEPHAHLERAASLLLWAQVSGSAAAQAATHHAATAAVVGGPAAASWLPRLASRRVDVTSRRGSAARATSAGLALSEQGGSDTRAATTRAVTELGGPLDGGPTWRLSGRKWFVGNADADVLVVSAATDDGPGTFLVPRSLPGTGDDGLRLLRLRHGRARRAWVVGDVELDDAWAVRLDDENAPGGEALARVAATQHLDGTVLAAAAVRAALWRAGHHARRSARPGGPLDTAPLLRTVLADLAVESEAATLLALRLAAATDGTEADAALLRLAGPVAASWLSRRAPQVTLEALELAGAAAWDETGVLARLHRDAGAVLAGATANGLAVDVVRVVAGDPDAVAAFIGECDTARGHSPRLDAGLDALADLLRTAASEAQQDPAAVEAAARWLVERMALALQASLVARHAPDAVTEAWLGGRLESPGTRGLGTAPLGVRQTAVVLDRALGAT; encoded by the coding sequence ATGGCCGTGCCGCCCGAACGGCGCACCCGCCGGGAGCGCTCGGGTGACCGGCACGGCGACCAGGTCATCGACCTGCGGGCGGCTGCGGCGTCGCGCGGGCGGACGGCCGCTCGCGGCAGCGCACCGGACCCGGGCGACCTCGACCTCGCCGCGGCCGACCCCGCCCTGCGCGACGCCGTCCGGACGTACGGCGGCGAGGAGGCCCTCCCCGGGCTCCACGAGCTGGGTCGGCACTGCGGGGCACGCGCCACCCGTGAGCTCGCCGCCGAGGTCGAGCGCTCCCCCGCGCGCCTCGACGCGTACGACGACGCGGGCGAGCGCGTCGACCGCGTCGTCCACCACCCCGGCTGGCGCGCCCTGCTCCGCGACGGGGCCCAGGCCGGGCTCACCGGGCGGCCGTGGGCCTCCGGGGAGCCGCACGCCCACCTCGAACGCGCCGCGTCCCTGCTGCTGTGGGCGCAGGTGAGCGGATCGGCCGCCGCGCAGGCGGCGACGCACCACGCGGCCACCGCGGCGGTCGTCGGTGGTCCCGCCGCCGCGTCGTGGCTGCCGCGCCTCGCGAGCCGCCGGGTCGACGTGACGTCCCGGCGCGGGTCGGCAGCACGCGCGACCTCCGCCGGGCTGGCGCTCAGCGAGCAGGGCGGCAGCGACACCCGGGCCGCGACCACCAGGGCGGTCACCGAGCTCGGAGGGCCCCTCGACGGCGGCCCCACGTGGCGGCTGTCCGGGCGCAAGTGGTTCGTCGGCAACGCCGACGCCGACGTCCTCGTCGTGTCCGCCGCCACGGACGACGGTCCCGGCACGTTCCTCGTGCCCCGCTCGCTCCCGGGGACGGGGGACGACGGCCTGCGGCTGCTGCGGCTGCGACACGGCCGCGCCCGTCGCGCCTGGGTCGTCGGCGACGTCGAGCTCGACGACGCGTGGGCGGTCCGCCTCGACGACGAGAACGCCCCGGGCGGCGAAGCACTCGCCCGCGTCGCCGCGACGCAGCACCTCGACGGGACCGTCCTCGCTGCGGCGGCCGTCCGCGCCGCCCTGTGGCGCGCCGGACACCACGCACGGCGCAGCGCCCGCCCCGGCGGCCCCCTCGACACCGCTCCCCTGCTCCGCACCGTCCTCGCCGACCTCGCGGTGGAGTCCGAGGCCGCGACGCTCCTCGCGCTCCGCCTCGCCGCCGCCACCGACGGCACCGAGGCCGACGCCGCCCTGCTCCGCCTCGCCGGGCCGGTCGCGGCGTCGTGGCTGTCGCGCCGCGCCCCGCAGGTCACCCTCGAGGCGCTCGAGCTCGCCGGCGCCGCCGCGTGGGACGAGACCGGCGTCCTCGCCCGCCTCCACCGCGACGCGGGCGCCGTCCTCGCCGGGGCGACCGCCAACGGGCTCGCCGTCGACGTCGTCCGCGTCGTCGCCGGCGACCCGGACGCCGTCGCGGCCTTCATCGGCGAGTGCGACACCGCCCGGGGGCACAGCCCGCGCCTCGACGCCGGCCTCGACGCCCTCGCCGACCTCCTCCGCACCGCGGCCAGCGAGGCGCAGCAGGACCCGGCGGCTGTCGAGGCCGCTGCGCGCTGGCTCGTCGAGCGGATGGCGCTGGCCCTGCAGGCGTCCCTCGTCGCCCGCCACGCCCCCGACGCCGTCACCGAGGCCTGGCTCGGCGGGCGCCTCGAGAGCCCCGGCACCCGCGGCCTCGGGACCGCGCCGCTCGGCGTCCGGCAGACCGCCGTCGTGCTCGACCGGGCGCTCGGCGCCACCTGA
- a CDS encoding LacI family DNA-binding transcriptional regulator: protein MTSIHDVARAAGVSISTVSYALSGKRAVTEATRRRVEAAVEQLGYRPNAGARMLAGRRTFILAVTEPVRPDTYAPAHMAFVAATAAAARRYDYDVLLLTRDEATGGLDRVTGSRLVDGVVVLDVTRDDERAELVRRLGVPAVVVGVPDDTNGLVCVDLDFEAAARLAVDRLVDAGHRVLGLLGHPGSTYERGSNFPPRIRDAFLAHAAARGVEARLATPERGEQHVRDAVDDLLGPAGDLTGLVMHCDEGAQRTALDQLAVRGVPAPERVSVVSAASTFDTSALPVPLDVIPLVPERSCDRAVELVMQQLDGTVAPTVELLAPTYVSHGSVRERGALDAAP from the coding sequence ATGACGAGCATCCACGACGTGGCACGAGCCGCGGGGGTCTCCATCTCGACCGTGTCCTACGCCCTCAGCGGCAAGCGGGCGGTCACGGAGGCGACGCGCCGCCGGGTGGAGGCCGCCGTCGAGCAGCTGGGGTACCGGCCGAACGCCGGCGCCCGGATGCTCGCGGGGCGACGGACCTTCATCCTCGCCGTCACCGAGCCCGTCCGCCCCGACACGTACGCCCCGGCGCACATGGCCTTCGTCGCCGCCACGGCGGCAGCCGCCCGCCGCTACGACTACGACGTCCTGCTCCTGACGCGGGACGAGGCGACGGGCGGGCTCGACCGGGTCACGGGCAGCCGGCTCGTCGACGGCGTCGTCGTGCTCGACGTCACGCGCGACGACGAGCGCGCCGAGCTCGTCCGCCGCCTCGGTGTCCCCGCCGTCGTCGTCGGTGTCCCCGACGACACGAACGGCCTCGTGTGCGTCGACCTCGACTTCGAGGCCGCCGCGCGGCTGGCCGTCGACCGCCTGGTCGACGCGGGTCACCGGGTGCTGGGACTCCTCGGCCACCCGGGCTCCACCTACGAGCGGGGGTCGAACTTCCCGCCCCGCATCCGCGACGCCTTCCTCGCGCACGCCGCAGCGCGCGGCGTCGAGGCGCGGCTCGCCACCCCGGAGCGCGGCGAGCAGCACGTGCGCGACGCGGTCGACGACCTGCTCGGCCCGGCCGGGGACCTCACCGGACTCGTCATGCACTGCGACGAGGGCGCGCAGCGCACCGCGCTCGACCAGCTCGCCGTCCGCGGGGTGCCGGCACCCGAGCGGGTGTCGGTGGTGTCCGCGGCCTCGACGTTCGACACGTCCGCGCTGCCCGTCCCCCTCGACGTCATCCCGCTCGTGCCCGAGCGCAGCTGCGACCGGGCGGTCGAGCTCGTCATGCAGCAGCTCGACGGGACGGTCGCACCGACCGTCGAGCTGCTCGCCCCCACGTACGTCTCCCACGGCTCCGTGCGCGAGCGCGGAGCACTCGACGCGGCTCCCTGA
- the glgX gene encoding glycogen debranching protein GlgX gives MDVWPGSPYPLGATYDGTGTNFAVFSEVATKVELCLLDDARRERERIAMPEADGFVWHCYLPGVQPGQRYGFRVHGPYEPHRGLRCNPSKLLLDPYAKAIEGMTDGDESLFSYRFGRDENKIQRLDSRLHTMHSVVVNPFFDWGNDRPPHRQYHETVIYEAHVKGMTQQHPGIPESIRGTYAGMAHPVMIDHLLDLGITAVELMPVHQFVQDSHLQDRGMRNYWGYNTIGFFAPHNEYSATGQRGQQVQEFKGMVKALHAAGIEVILDVVYNHTAEGNHQGPTLAFRGLDNGAYYRLVDDDKKFYYDTTGTGNSLLMRHPHVLQLIMDSLRYWVMEMHVDGFRFDLAATLARQFHEVDRLSAFFDLVQQDPVISQTKLIAEPWDIGEGGYQVGNFPPLWTEWNGRYRDTVRDFWRGEAGSLGEFASRITGSSDLYAHSGRKPIASINFVTAHDGFTMRDLVSYNERHNEENGEGGNDGESHNRSWNCGVEGPTQDPGVVALREKQHRNFLVTLLLSQGVPMLLHGDEVARSQGGNNNGYCQDNPTTWMDWELDDWQELLLEFTRRLVAMRNGHPVFRRRRFFSGDTDPGDDALGDIEWLRLDGARMTDGDWNVGYAQSVMVFLNGEAIEEPDARGERIVDDSFLMLFNASANDLSFTLPGQAYGKRWHVVVDTSDPSHLPPRTHSYTTGYAESRRLSSERDAARLPQLRPHQVCDVASRSVVVLRTDQQDRR, from the coding sequence ATGGACGTGTGGCCCGGATCCCCGTACCCGCTGGGCGCCACCTACGACGGCACCGGAACCAACTTCGCCGTCTTCAGCGAGGTCGCGACGAAGGTCGAGCTCTGCCTGCTCGACGACGCCCGCCGGGAACGGGAGCGCATCGCGATGCCGGAGGCCGACGGCTTCGTGTGGCACTGCTACCTGCCGGGCGTGCAGCCGGGACAGCGCTACGGCTTCCGCGTGCACGGGCCCTACGAGCCGCACCGGGGCCTGCGCTGCAACCCGAGCAAGCTGCTGCTGGACCCGTACGCGAAGGCCATCGAGGGCATGACGGACGGCGACGAGTCGCTGTTCAGCTACCGGTTCGGCCGGGACGAGAACAAGATCCAGCGTCTCGACTCGCGCCTCCACACCATGCACTCCGTCGTCGTCAACCCGTTCTTCGACTGGGGCAACGACCGGCCGCCGCACCGGCAGTACCACGAGACCGTGATCTACGAGGCCCACGTCAAGGGCATGACGCAGCAGCACCCCGGCATCCCGGAGTCCATCCGCGGCACGTACGCCGGCATGGCGCACCCGGTCATGATCGACCACCTGCTCGACCTCGGGATCACCGCCGTCGAGCTCATGCCGGTGCACCAGTTCGTGCAGGACAGCCACCTGCAGGACCGGGGCATGCGCAACTACTGGGGCTACAACACGATCGGCTTCTTCGCGCCCCACAACGAGTACTCCGCCACGGGCCAGCGCGGCCAGCAGGTGCAGGAGTTCAAGGGGATGGTGAAGGCCCTCCACGCGGCCGGCATCGAGGTCATCCTCGACGTCGTCTACAACCACACGGCCGAGGGCAACCACCAGGGCCCGACGCTGGCCTTCCGCGGCCTCGACAACGGCGCGTACTACCGCCTCGTCGACGACGACAAGAAGTTCTACTACGACACCACGGGCACCGGGAACAGCCTGCTCATGCGGCACCCGCACGTCCTGCAGCTGATCATGGACTCCCTGCGCTACTGGGTCATGGAGATGCACGTCGACGGTTTCCGCTTCGACCTCGCCGCCACCCTCGCCCGCCAGTTCCACGAGGTCGACCGGCTGAGCGCGTTCTTCGACCTCGTCCAGCAGGACCCGGTCATCAGCCAGACCAAGCTCATCGCCGAGCCGTGGGACATCGGCGAGGGCGGCTACCAGGTCGGCAACTTCCCCCCGCTGTGGACGGAGTGGAACGGTCGCTACCGCGACACCGTCCGCGACTTCTGGCGCGGTGAGGCAGGCTCCCTCGGCGAGTTCGCGAGCCGCATCACCGGCTCCAGCGACCTCTACGCGCACTCGGGCCGCAAGCCGATCGCGAGCATCAACTTCGTCACCGCCCACGACGGCTTCACGATGCGCGACCTCGTGTCGTACAACGAGCGCCACAACGAGGAGAACGGCGAGGGCGGCAACGACGGCGAGAGCCACAACCGCTCGTGGAACTGCGGCGTCGAGGGCCCGACCCAGGACCCCGGCGTCGTCGCGCTGCGCGAGAAGCAGCACCGCAACTTCCTCGTCACGCTCCTGCTGAGCCAGGGCGTCCCGATGCTGCTGCACGGCGACGAGGTCGCCCGCTCGCAGGGCGGCAACAACAACGGCTACTGCCAGGACAACCCCACGACGTGGATGGACTGGGAGCTCGACGACTGGCAGGAGCTCCTCCTGGAGTTCACCCGCCGCCTCGTCGCCATGCGCAACGGCCACCCGGTGTTCCGGCGGCGGCGGTTCTTCTCCGGCGACACCGACCCCGGCGACGACGCCCTCGGCGACATCGAGTGGCTGCGCCTCGACGGCGCCCGGATGACCGACGGGGACTGGAACGTCGGCTACGCCCAGAGCGTCATGGTCTTCCTCAACGGCGAGGCCATCGAGGAGCCGGACGCGCGCGGCGAGCGGATCGTCGACGACTCCTTCCTCATGCTGTTCAACGCCTCCGCCAACGACCTCAGCTTCACGCTGCCCGGCCAGGCGTACGGCAAGCGCTGGCACGTCGTCGTCGACACCTCCGACCCCTCGCACCTGCCGCCCCGCACGCACTCGTACACCACTGGGTACGCGGAGTCCCGTCGTCTCTCGAGCGAGCGGGACGCCGCCCGCCTGCCGCAGCTGCGCCCGCACCAGGTGTGCGACGTCGCGTCGCGGTCCGTCGTCGTGCTCCGCACCGACCAGCAGGACCGCCGGTGA
- a CDS encoding carbohydrate ABC transporter permease — MTTAPAPPGTARPPAAPRGGRAGAATGLIPGLRSATYWPYLVPGLVLLTVIVLVPLVWNVYLTFTDYRGIRPPEWVGLENWVELAGDTTFWTSFRNSVAMVVAMVVVPTALGLVLAAMLFDLIGRKFGGRVASFLRATYYLPQILPSVVAAIVIGWILRPQDGALNTVLGAVGLGSLQANWLGDPATALPSIMVVLVWVQIGYPVVIFMAALQRVDPELYEAAELDGAGWFHRFRAITVAMIRPEIFVVVLTCAIAALKVFGPVYALTGGGPGTSTVVPAYYAYSEFFQSQQVGYGATIATALTVVIAALAVVFVTVQARLEKREETR; from the coding sequence ATGACGACGGCCCCCGCGCCCCCCGGCACCGCCCGTCCGCCCGCCGCCCCGCGCGGCGGGCGGGCGGGGGCCGCGACGGGCCTCATCCCCGGCCTGCGCAGCGCCACGTACTGGCCCTACCTCGTGCCCGGCCTCGTGCTCCTGACGGTCATCGTGCTGGTGCCGCTCGTGTGGAACGTCTACCTCACGTTCACCGACTACCGCGGCATCCGCCCGCCGGAGTGGGTCGGCCTGGAGAACTGGGTCGAGCTCGCGGGTGACACGACGTTCTGGACGTCGTTCCGCAACTCCGTCGCGATGGTCGTCGCGATGGTCGTGGTCCCCACGGCGCTCGGTCTCGTCCTCGCCGCGATGCTCTTCGACCTGATCGGCCGGAAGTTCGGCGGGAGGGTCGCGAGCTTCCTGCGCGCGACGTACTACCTGCCGCAGATCCTCCCGTCGGTCGTCGCGGCGATCGTCATCGGCTGGATCCTGCGCCCGCAGGACGGGGCCCTCAACACGGTCCTCGGGGCCGTCGGGCTCGGCTCCCTGCAGGCGAACTGGCTGGGCGACCCCGCGACCGCACTGCCGAGCATCATGGTCGTCCTGGTCTGGGTGCAGATCGGCTACCCGGTCGTCATCTTCATGGCGGCGCTGCAGCGCGTCGACCCCGAGCTGTACGAGGCGGCCGAGCTCGACGGGGCCGGCTGGTTCCACCGCTTCCGCGCCATCACCGTCGCGATGATCCGGCCCGAGATCTTCGTCGTCGTCCTCACGTGCGCCATCGCGGCGCTCAAGGTGTTCGGCCCCGTCTACGCCCTCACCGGCGGCGGACCGGGGACGTCGACGGTCGTGCCCGCCTACTACGCGTACAGCGAGTTCTTCCAGTCCCAGCAGGTCGGCTACGGCGCGACGATCGCGACGGCCCTCACGGTCGTCATCGCCGCCCTCGCCGTCGTGTTCGTCACCGTCCAGGCCCGGCTGGAGAAGCGGGAGGAGACCCGATGA
- a CDS encoding TIGR02611 family protein, whose protein sequence is MGPEGRPGATTPGRERRARTGARPGVPRAGRLTSPTAETPVPPTVDTAFDAPFDEVLTGEHDGVPVAGAGHHDENHGHHHDQHHGHHHDQHHDENHPRHARAARARRRWRRLVARTRAVRARVRRTPAGRLSWRIGVGVLGGVLLVAGVVMIPGPGQGWATVFLALAILSTEFRWAHRIRHGLWVRLIAARKAYSHSTRGRKAALAALTVTVSVVALALVLWGSLAVTGLPGWTPAPVADLVGGLPGVQ, encoded by the coding sequence GTGGGGCCTGAGGGACGACCCGGTGCGACCACGCCGGGACGCGAGCGCCGCGCGCGAACCGGCGCGCGACCGGGCGTCCCGCGCGCCGGCCGGCTCACGAGCCCGACCGCCGAGACGCCGGTCCCGCCGACGGTGGACACCGCCTTCGACGCCCCGTTCGACGAGGTGCTGACGGGCGAGCACGACGGCGTCCCGGTCGCCGGAGCCGGGCACCACGACGAGAACCACGGTCACCACCACGACCAGCACCACGGTCACCATCACGACCAGCACCACGACGAGAACCACCCGCGTCACGCGCGCGCCGCTCGCGCGCGTCGTCGCTGGCGGCGCCTCGTCGCCCGGACCCGGGCCGTCCGGGCGCGGGTGCGGCGCACGCCCGCCGGCCGGCTCTCGTGGCGGATCGGGGTCGGCGTGCTCGGCGGGGTCCTCCTCGTCGCCGGCGTCGTCATGATCCCTGGCCCCGGTCAGGGCTGGGCGACGGTGTTCCTCGCCCTCGCCATCCTCTCGACGGAGTTCCGCTGGGCCCACCGGATCCGCCACGGGCTGTGGGTCCGCCTCATCGCCGCCCGTAAGGCGTACAGCCACAGCACGCGGGGCCGGAAGGCCGCGCTCGCCGCCCTCACGGTCACCGTGTCGGTCGTCGCGCTCGCGCTGGTGCTGTGGGGATCGCTGGCGGTCACCGGGCTCCCGGGCTGGACCCCCGCGCCGGTCGCCGATCTCGTGGGAGGGCTGCCGGGCGTGCAGTGA
- a CDS encoding SsgA family sporulation/cell division regulator has protein sequence MVEKHKVDVDVEVTLRLVMPDSGPVPLPVSLRYSAGDPYAVRALFRGGDGETSVEWVFARDLLVEGLEKATGLGDVHVWPSRGTDGDIVVIALSSPDGRAVLHADAADLRRFVGSTLSVVPAGEEQLHLDLDDVVARLTA, from the coding sequence GTGGTCGAGAAGCACAAGGTCGACGTGGACGTCGAGGTCACGCTCCGCCTCGTCATGCCCGACTCGGGTCCCGTCCCGCTGCCGGTGTCGCTGCGCTACTCGGCCGGCGACCCCTACGCCGTGCGCGCCCTCTTCCGGGGCGGCGACGGAGAGACGTCCGTCGAGTGGGTCTTCGCCCGCGACCTCCTCGTCGAGGGCCTCGAGAAGGCGACGGGCCTCGGCGACGTCCACGTCTGGCCCTCCCGCGGCACCGACGGCGACATCGTCGTCATCGCGCTCTCCTCCCCCGACGGCCGCGCGGTCCTCCACGCCGACGCCGCCGACCTCCGCCGCTTCGTCGGGAGCACGCTCTCGGTCGTCCCGGCCGGTGAGGAGCAGCTGCACCTCGACCTCGACGACGTGGTCGCGCGCCTCACGGCCTGA
- a CDS encoding aldo/keto reductase: protein MLGPSGMRVSKVCLGTATFGVAPTAEDADGVVGSALELGVNFFDTANVYGSTPTFDRPGAPPASQRESAEEILGRALEGHRDAVVLATKCGERRFDPDAGLSRRYIVGQVEQSLRRLRTDRIDVYYAHFPDPDTPLEQTLAVYDDLIRQGKLRHVALSNYPAWQVTEALWIADDRRLVSTPVAAQVKYSLLDRSPETELSAACTRFGVSLVPYAPLHGGLLASLSVLERQTAGDARFGGPGFAPHEIAVARQVERLAREWGLALHQVSLAWLLSRPAVASVIVGAETAEEVRANASAADVDLTTEQLDALSALAADPPV from the coding sequence GTGCTGGGTCCCAGCGGGATGCGGGTGTCGAAGGTGTGCCTGGGCACCGCCACGTTCGGGGTGGCGCCGACCGCGGAGGACGCCGACGGTGTCGTCGGGTCGGCCCTGGAGCTGGGGGTGAACTTCTTCGACACCGCGAACGTCTACGGCTCCACGCCGACCTTCGACCGGCCCGGCGCGCCTCCCGCGTCGCAGCGTGAGTCCGCCGAGGAGATCCTCGGCCGCGCCCTCGAGGGTCACCGTGACGCCGTGGTGCTCGCCACGAAGTGCGGCGAGCGGCGCTTCGACCCCGACGCCGGCCTGTCCCGCCGCTATATCGTCGGCCAGGTCGAGCAGAGCCTGCGCCGGCTGCGCACCGACCGCATCGACGTGTACTACGCCCACTTCCCCGACCCGGACACCCCGCTCGAGCAGACCCTCGCGGTGTACGACGACCTCATCCGGCAGGGCAAGCTCCGCCACGTCGCCCTGTCCAACTACCCCGCATGGCAGGTGACGGAGGCGCTGTGGATCGCCGACGACCGCCGGCTCGTGTCCACCCCGGTCGCGGCGCAGGTGAAGTACAGCCTGCTGGACCGCAGCCCGGAGACCGAGCTGAGCGCGGCGTGCACCCGCTTCGGCGTGTCTCTCGTCCCGTACGCGCCCCTGCACGGCGGACTGCTGGCGAGCCTGTCGGTGCTGGAGCGCCAGACCGCCGGGGACGCCCGCTTCGGCGGGCCGGGGTTCGCTCCGCACGAGATCGCCGTCGCCCGGCAGGTCGAGCGCCTCGCCCGCGAGTGGGGGCTGGCCCTGCACCAGGTCAGCCTCGCGTGGCTGCTGTCCCGCCCCGCCGTCGCGTCCGTGATCGTCGGGGCGGAGACCGCCGAGGAGGTCCGCGCCAACGCGTCGGCCGCCGACGTCGACCTCACCACCGAGCAGCTCGACGCCCTCTCCGCCCTGGCCGCCGATCCGCCGGTCTGA
- a CDS encoding ABC transporter substrate-binding protein produces the protein MRNVRATAAVALAVAGALAVTACGSGEGGEAAAAEDQVLRLWHFESETSAMGIAWEEAIRVFEEETGATVEFEPRSFEQIRTTASQVLNSSEAPDILEYNKGNATAGLLSSQGLLMPLDDAVAEYGWDSQLAPALQTTARYDENGIMGSGSWYGVPNYGEFVEVYYNVDAFEEAGVEVPTTLEELEQVLQTFADQGTTPLAEAAAEYPLGQLWYQLALTQADRDFVDRYQLYTGEVDWQDEPISYATQTVKDWTDAGYISTDATGLTAEDAGTAFIRGEHPLFYSGSWWHNRFATEITDFEWGTFLFPADMAPGSAGNMWVIPTEARNPELAQEFIDITMRPEIQALIGNNGGVPVAADPSDITDEKSAELIANFNTLNERDGIAFYPDWPTATFYDDLNAGLQELLNGTSSPDEVQQQLGEQYRDGVADITG, from the coding sequence ATGAGGAACGTCCGAGCCACCGCCGCCGTGGCGCTCGCCGTCGCCGGGGCGCTCGCCGTCACCGCCTGCGGCTCCGGGGAGGGCGGCGAGGCCGCCGCCGCCGAGGACCAGGTGCTGCGCCTGTGGCACTTCGAGAGCGAGACCAGCGCGATGGGTATCGCGTGGGAGGAGGCGATCCGGGTCTTCGAGGAGGAGACGGGCGCCACGGTCGAGTTCGAGCCCCGCAGCTTCGAGCAGATCCGCACCACCGCGAGCCAGGTCCTCAACTCCAGCGAGGCGCCCGACATCCTCGAGTACAACAAGGGCAACGCCACCGCCGGCCTGCTGTCGAGCCAGGGCCTGCTGATGCCGCTCGACGACGCCGTGGCCGAGTACGGCTGGGACTCCCAGCTCGCCCCCGCCCTGCAGACGACCGCTCGCTACGACGAGAACGGGATCATGGGCTCCGGCTCCTGGTACGGCGTGCCCAACTACGGCGAGTTCGTCGAGGTCTACTACAACGTCGACGCGTTCGAGGAGGCCGGCGTCGAGGTGCCGACGACGCTCGAGGAGCTCGAGCAGGTCCTGCAGACCTTCGCCGACCAGGGCACGACGCCGCTCGCCGAGGCCGCCGCGGAGTACCCGCTCGGCCAGCTCTGGTACCAGCTGGCGCTCACGCAGGCCGACCGCGACTTCGTCGACCGGTACCAGCTCTACACCGGCGAGGTGGACTGGCAGGACGAGCCCATCTCGTACGCCACGCAGACCGTGAAGGACTGGACGGACGCCGGCTACATCTCGACCGACGCCACGGGGCTCACCGCGGAGGACGCCGGCACGGCCTTCATCCGGGGCGAGCACCCGCTGTTCTACTCCGGCTCGTGGTGGCACAACCGCTTCGCCACCGAGATCACCGACTTCGAGTGGGGCACGTTCCTCTTCCCCGCCGACATGGCGCCGGGGTCCGCGGGCAACATGTGGGTGATCCCCACCGAGGCGCGCAACCCCGAGCTCGCGCAGGAGTTCATCGACATCACGATGCGGCCGGAGATCCAGGCCCTCATCGGCAACAACGGCGGGGTCCCCGTCGCGGCCGACCCGTCGGACATCACCGACGAGAAGAGCGCCGAGCTCATCGCGAACTTCAACACCCTCAACGAGCGCGACGGCATCGCCTTCTACCCGGACTGGCCGACGGCCACGTTCTACGACGACCTCAACGCCGGCCTGCAGGAGCTGCTCAACGGCACCTCGAGCCCGGACGAGGTCCAGCAGCAGCTCGGCGAGCAGTACCGCGACGGCGTCGCCGACATCACCGGGTGA
- a CDS encoding TetR/AcrR family transcriptional regulator: MSTRGPYRTGRRRREQLIDVAVGVFAELGYAGGSIRDIADRAGVSHSTLIKHFGSKENLLVAVLAEWDRRTVQAGLADVDGLAYFRRLPAVMAAHRHNRGLLELFTTIAAEASAPTHPAHAFIAQRYTRNLATLAGHLRSAVDAGDVAPMTDADIQTEVRLLTATLDGIGLQWLLDPSTDLEACVSAYVHRAIAAWQRA, from the coding sequence GTGAGCACGAGGGGCCCGTACCGCACAGGACGTCGGCGGCGTGAACAGCTGATCGACGTCGCGGTCGGGGTCTTCGCCGAGCTCGGCTACGCCGGAGGCTCCATCCGGGACATCGCCGACCGGGCCGGCGTGTCCCACTCGACCCTGATCAAACACTTCGGCAGCAAGGAGAACCTCCTCGTCGCCGTCCTCGCGGAGTGGGACAGGCGCACGGTCCAGGCCGGTCTCGCCGACGTCGACGGGCTCGCCTACTTCCGGCGCCTGCCCGCCGTCATGGCCGCCCACCGTCACAACCGCGGCCTGCTCGAGCTCTTCACCACGATCGCGGCCGAGGCGTCCGCCCCCACCCACCCCGCGCACGCCTTCATCGCGCAGCGCTACACCCGCAACCTCGCCACCCTCGCCGGTCACCTCCGATCCGCCGTCGACGCCGGGGATGTGGCGCCCATGACCGACGCCGACATCCAGACCGAGGTGCGGCTGCTCACCGCGACCCTGGACGGCATCGGGCTGCAGTGGCTCCTCGACCCGTCGACGGACCTCGAGGCGTGCGTCTCGGCCTACGTCCACCGTGCCATCGCCGCTTGGCAGCGCGCCTGA